One Olsenella sp. oral taxon 807 DNA segment encodes these proteins:
- a CDS encoding Abi family protein, giving the protein MGTYTKPWLSFEQQADLLINERGLVADRDDLIRHLADIGYYRLSGYWYIFKRQPKGDKDGMQDERFIEGTSFDQIWRLYIFDRQFRLVVLDAIERVEVYFRTQLAYELARETGAFGFLDANNLPRLKQGKYNKFIARCKDELRRSREPFALHFKEAYSDEHELPPYWILVNLMDFGTMLRLFNGAPAEIRNKLANDLGVSSRVLESWLVTINTVRNICAHHGRLWNRGIGTRPIIPKRSKHPEWHEPFSVRSDNMFGILTILSYLLEHIAPETFWRERLFKLLGRLSFGELRRMGFTKGWQECPLWKPYAHNIEDAKE; this is encoded by the coding sequence GTGGGAACGTACACGAAACCTTGGCTGTCCTTCGAGCAGCAGGCAGACCTTCTCATCAACGAGCGTGGTCTCGTGGCCGACCGTGACGATCTTATCAGGCACCTCGCTGACATCGGTTACTACCGCTTGAGCGGATACTGGTACATCTTCAAGCGCCAGCCAAAAGGCGACAAGGATGGCATGCAGGACGAGCGCTTCATCGAGGGAACGTCATTCGACCAGATCTGGCGCCTCTACATCTTCGACCGACAGTTCAGGCTTGTCGTACTCGATGCCATAGAGCGCGTGGAGGTCTACTTCCGCACACAGCTCGCATACGAACTTGCTAGAGAGACCGGCGCCTTCGGATTCCTCGACGCTAACAACCTGCCAAGGCTCAAGCAGGGCAAGTATAACAAGTTCATAGCGCGCTGCAAGGATGAGCTCAGACGCTCACGTGAGCCCTTCGCCCTCCACTTCAAAGAGGCCTATAGCGACGAGCACGAGCTTCCTCCCTACTGGATACTCGTCAACCTGATGGACTTCGGCACCATGCTCAGGCTCTTCAACGGCGCACCAGCTGAAATCAGGAACAAGCTCGCAAACGACTTGGGCGTGAGCTCGCGCGTGCTGGAATCTTGGCTCGTGACCATAAACACGGTGCGTAACATATGCGCGCACCATGGCCGTCTCTGGAACAGGGGCATCGGCACCAGACCAATCATTCCCAAGCGGTCGAAGCATCCGGAATGGCACGAGCCCTTCAGCGTGAGGTCGGACAACATGTTTGGCATCCTCACAATCCTGAGCTATCTGCTGGAGCACATCGCGCCCGAGACGTTCTGGCGTGAGCGTCTCTTCAAACTTTTGGGCCGCCTTAGTTTCGGTGAGCTCCGCCGCATGGGCTTCACCAAAGGCTGGCAGGAGTGCCCGCTCTGGAAGCCGTATGCGCACAACATCGAGGATGCCAAAGAGTAG
- a CDS encoding N-acetylmuramoyl-L-alanine amidase: MNALDGVAGRAFSYGVGIGGAHWRRGDAGWRGGVELAMAARWSGRQCADYFAGTTRQASSNYCIGVDGDVVMSMDEDDRAWTSSSAWNDRRAITIECGNIDNSTGEMSQKTWDTLVGLCADICTRYGFRLNYTGDRNGSLTEHRMFASTACLGARLHARMGKLASEVNARLDGGSTKSDSKSGSSDVYLVKVTCDALNIRKGPGTGYAVVGCIRSRGTYTIVGTSGNWGRLKSGAGWICLDYTSRAGSAKASSAKAADIDAMARAVIRGDYGSGEERRCRLGEKYAAVQRRVNELLK, from the coding sequence ATGAATGCATTGGATGGCGTCGCAGGGAGGGCTTTCTCGTATGGAGTCGGTATTGGTGGCGCTCATTGGAGGCGCGGTGACGCCGGCTGGCGTGGTGGCGTCGAACTTGCCATGGCGGCCAGGTGGAGTGGCAGGCAGTGCGCGGACTACTTCGCTGGGACGACTCGGCAGGCGTCCTCGAACTACTGCATCGGGGTCGACGGCGACGTGGTCATGAGCATGGACGAGGACGACCGGGCCTGGACGTCGAGCAGCGCTTGGAACGACAGGCGGGCCATCACCATCGAGTGCGGGAACATCGATAACTCCACGGGAGAGATGAGCCAGAAGACATGGGACACCTTGGTCGGACTTTGCGCGGACATCTGCACGCGGTACGGGTTTCGGCTCAACTACACGGGCGACCGGAACGGGAGCCTGACCGAGCACCGCATGTTCGCCTCGACCGCCTGCCTGGGGGCGCGGCTGCATGCCCGCATGGGGAAGCTAGCGAGTGAGGTTAACGCGCGGCTGGACGGCGGCTCCACGAAATCGGACAGCAAGTCCGGGAGCTCCGACGTGTACCTCGTGAAGGTGACCTGCGACGCGCTGAACATCCGCAAGGGGCCCGGAACGGGCTATGCCGTCGTCGGCTGTATCCGCAGCCGGGGGACGTACACCATCGTGGGGACCTCCGGCAACTGGGGCCGCCTGAAGTCCGGCGCGGGCTGGATCTGCCTAGACTACACCTCTCGGGCGGGATCCGCGAAGGCCTCTTCCGCCAAGGCCGCGGACATCGATGCCATGGCTCGCGCCGTGATCCGGGGCGACTACGGCAGCGGCGAGGAGCGCAGGTGCCGTCTGGGCGAGAAATACGCAGCGGTGCAGCGGCGCGTGAACGAGCTGCTGAAATGA
- a CDS encoding LacI family DNA-binding transcriptional regulator, whose amino-acid sequence MDITTVAKMAGVSRATVSRYLNDGYVSSEKRRAIARVIKETGYIPSRQAKQLRTGKTNLVGVIIPKINSASISRMVEGLTSQLNDSQYQILLANTDNDEKLEVDYLRLFAEKNHVDGVILVGTVLTSAHERAMDELRVPLVVLGQDIEGRSCVYNDDYHSIRDITALALDHATKPAYIGVTERDLAAGRARHRGFLDACEEYGLEVSASAQLIADFTVESGYLSCERLIESHPDVDTIICASDSIAFGAMSCLREYGRSIPDDVQVTGTGDSELTLVVTPTLTTVHHHYKTAGKEAARMLVDAMGKTTRIPCEIRLGYEVLARGSIR is encoded by the coding sequence ATGGACATCACGACAGTGGCCAAGATGGCGGGAGTGTCTCGCGCCACCGTGTCGCGCTACCTCAACGACGGCTACGTCTCGAGCGAGAAGCGCCGCGCCATCGCCCGCGTCATCAAGGAGACCGGCTACATACCCTCACGTCAGGCCAAGCAGCTGCGCACCGGCAAGACCAATCTCGTGGGCGTCATCATTCCCAAGATAAACTCCGCCTCGATCTCGCGGATGGTGGAGGGTCTGACCTCTCAGCTCAACGACTCCCAGTACCAGATACTGCTGGCCAACACCGACAATGATGAGAAGCTCGAGGTCGATTACCTGCGCCTCTTTGCCGAGAAGAACCACGTGGACGGCGTCATCCTCGTGGGCACGGTACTCACGTCCGCGCACGAGCGCGCCATGGACGAGCTGCGAGTACCGCTCGTGGTCCTCGGCCAAGACATCGAGGGGAGATCCTGCGTCTACAACGATGACTATCACTCGATACGCGACATCACGGCGCTGGCCCTCGACCACGCCACAAAGCCCGCCTACATCGGCGTCACGGAGCGGGACCTAGCCGCAGGAAGAGCCAGACACAGGGGCTTCCTTGATGCCTGCGAGGAGTACGGCCTCGAGGTGTCCGCAAGCGCACAGCTCATCGCAGACTTCACGGTGGAGTCGGGCTACCTCAGCTGTGAGCGACTGATCGAGTCGCATCCCGACGTGGACACCATCATCTGCGCGAGCGACTCCATTGCCTTCGGCGCCATGAGCTGCCTGCGCGAATACGGCAGGAGCATACCTGACGACGTGCAGGTGACGGGCACGGGCGACTCTGAGCTCACGCTCGTGGTCACGCCCACGCTCACGACCGTACACCACCACTACAAGACGGCCGGCAAGGAGGCCGCGCGCATGCTCGTCGACGCCATGGGCAAGACGACGCGCATCCCGTGCGAGATACGCCTGGGCTACGAGGTCCTCGCACGGGGGTCGATCCGCTAG
- a CDS encoding glycoside hydrolase family 2 protein translates to MDLDLRRALKSQPKEGIGAPLFPLTTIWGESLLAATPGDGTVPWPEHPRPQLARTSWQTLNGWWDYAFVSLGSAQEARSSWRNAAMPISWNGKILVPFSPEAQLSHVGRQLKPNELLWYRLCFDASRPLPGRRRILHFEGVDWACAVYLNGKRLAEHRGCYLPFDIDVTSAVKDGENALAVCVFDPSDTGTQLRGKQRLVRANMWYTAQSGIWQSVWIEDVPKDHVRQLQVSANPDDGTISVTAQVSHPGRRLVLSLKSGRSAMGPVAKKHEATVRLRVQAPQLWEPDNPRLYDLTLGYGEDEVTSYCAFRSVAVEPDAQGTPRVMLNHRPIFLRGLLDQGYWPDGLMTPPSLDALRSDVQTAHDLGFNLLRKHVKVEGELWYWLCDRMGMLVIQDMPTGGGSYDKWRSINTPTLFRRSWSRFRDDTPSHWRKLAADDNSYRREWQHTRDLTVRRLAAHPSVIAWTLFNESWGQFDSFGQAQRTRELDPTRPVIAASGWYDQGAGNFVAIHNYFRSLQVYPHKDDRAFILNEFGGLSLRVEGHCSLETSYGYDVFEDTAAFRQAVSRQLAQADALEPRGLAGFVFTQLTDIEEETNGLLSYDRRVSKLPVPKADPRACPAYPSEPTAHSPRHSDRTPKK, encoded by the coding sequence ATGGACCTCGATCTCAGACGTGCGCTCAAGAGCCAGCCCAAGGAGGGCATAGGCGCTCCCCTCTTCCCCCTGACCACGATCTGGGGAGAGAGTCTCCTTGCCGCCACTCCTGGCGACGGCACCGTCCCCTGGCCAGAACACCCGCGCCCGCAGCTTGCCCGCACATCTTGGCAGACGCTCAACGGCTGGTGGGACTACGCCTTCGTCTCGCTCGGCTCGGCCCAAGAAGCACGTAGCTCCTGGCGCAACGCCGCGATGCCCATCTCCTGGAATGGCAAGATCCTCGTGCCCTTCTCGCCAGAGGCCCAGCTCTCGCACGTCGGCCGCCAGCTCAAGCCAAATGAGCTCCTTTGGTACCGACTCTGCTTCGATGCAAGCCGACCCCTGCCGGGGCGCAGGCGCATCCTGCACTTCGAGGGCGTGGACTGGGCCTGCGCGGTCTATCTGAACGGCAAGAGGCTCGCCGAGCACAGGGGTTGCTACCTGCCCTTTGACATAGACGTAACGTCCGCCGTCAAGGACGGAGAGAACGCCCTGGCCGTCTGCGTCTTCGACCCGAGCGACACGGGCACGCAGCTTCGCGGCAAGCAGCGACTCGTGCGGGCCAACATGTGGTATACGGCTCAGTCCGGCATCTGGCAGAGTGTCTGGATCGAGGACGTCCCCAAAGACCACGTCCGACAACTGCAGGTGAGTGCCAACCCGGACGATGGCACCATCTCGGTCACGGCCCAAGTCAGCCACCCTGGCAGACGCCTGGTCCTCTCGCTTAAGAGCGGCCGGTCGGCGATGGGACCCGTCGCCAAAAAGCACGAGGCGACGGTCAGGCTGCGCGTCCAAGCCCCCCAGCTCTGGGAACCGGACAACCCTCGCCTCTATGACCTCACGCTCGGCTATGGGGAGGATGAGGTCACGAGTTACTGCGCCTTTCGCTCGGTCGCGGTCGAGCCAGACGCCCAAGGCACGCCCCGCGTCATGCTCAACCACAGGCCCATCTTCCTGAGGGGGCTGCTCGACCAGGGCTACTGGCCCGACGGGCTTATGACCCCGCCTTCGCTCGACGCCCTGCGATCCGACGTCCAGACTGCCCATGACCTGGGCTTCAACTTGCTCCGCAAGCATGTGAAGGTCGAGGGGGAGCTCTGGTACTGGCTCTGCGACCGCATGGGCATGCTTGTCATACAGGACATGCCCACAGGTGGCGGCAGCTACGACAAGTGGCGCTCGATCAACACGCCCACGCTCTTTAGGCGCTCATGGTCGCGCTTTCGGGACGACACGCCCTCCCACTGGCGCAAGCTCGCAGCCGACGACAACTCCTATCGTAGGGAGTGGCAGCACACCCGCGACCTGACCGTGCGTCGCCTCGCCGCCCATCCCAGCGTCATTGCCTGGACGCTCTTCAACGAGAGCTGGGGGCAGTTTGACTCCTTTGGCCAGGCGCAGCGCACCAGAGAGCTCGACCCCACGCGTCCCGTCATCGCGGCAAGCGGCTGGTACGACCAGGGGGCGGGCAACTTCGTGGCCATCCACAACTACTTCAGGAGCCTCCAGGTCTATCCACATAAGGATGACCGTGCCTTCATCCTCAACGAGTTCGGTGGGCTCAGTCTTCGCGTGGAGGGGCACTGCTCACTGGAGACCTCCTACGGCTATGATGTCTTCGAGGACACAGCAGCATTTCGACAGGCAGTCTCCAGGCAGCTCGCCCAGGCAGACGCGCTCGAGCCAAGGGGGCTTGCAGGGTTCGTCTTCACCCAGCTCACGGACATCGAGGAAGAGACCAACGGGCTTCTCAGCTATGACCGCCGGGTGAGCAAACTCCCTGTCCCTAAGGCAGACCCGCGAGCATGTCCCGCATACCCTTCAGAGCCAACAGCGCACTCACCGCGCCACAGCGACCGCACACCCAAAAAATGA
- a CDS encoding site-specific integrase — MRRGEVCALRWSDRSDDGTITVSHALGNGPGGFYVKEPKTSSSLRTIPLTRRTFDMLRLVRADAVRIANEFALPFGDPYILGTQEEKSRPYNPTQLGKDFAAFCKMNGFKCTFHDLRHTFATMMIAGGCDVRTVASYLGHASVSMTLDIYADVDPEAKRAAVSKVEESFGAEMSGYGNAIMDSVIGTPKRREPALSFSVDQLKAMLAAAEEKEARHGRL, encoded by the coding sequence ATGAGGCGCGGCGAGGTCTGCGCGCTCAGGTGGTCCGACCGCTCGGACGACGGCACCATAACCGTGAGCCACGCCCTGGGAAACGGTCCGGGCGGCTTCTACGTGAAGGAGCCCAAGACCTCGAGCTCGCTGAGGACGATTCCCCTCACCAGGCGCACCTTCGACATGCTGCGCCTCGTGCGGGCGGACGCCGTGCGCATCGCCAACGAGTTCGCGCTCCCCTTCGGCGACCCCTACATACTGGGCACGCAGGAGGAGAAGAGCCGCCCCTACAACCCCACGCAGCTCGGCAAGGACTTTGCCGCCTTCTGCAAGATGAACGGCTTCAAGTGCACCTTCCACGACCTCAGACACACCTTCGCCACCATGATGATCGCGGGCGGCTGCGACGTGAGGACCGTGGCGAGCTACCTGGGGCACGCGAGCGTGTCCATGACCCTGGACATCTATGCCGACGTGGACCCCGAGGCCAAGCGCGCCGCCGTGAGCAAGGTCGAGGAGAGCTTCGGCGCCGAGATGAGCGGCTACGGCAACGCCATCATGGACAGCGTCATCGGCACGCCAAAGCGACGCGAGCCCGCGCTCAGCTTCTCGGTGGACCAGCTCAAGGCTATGCTCGCCGCCGCAGAGGAGAAGGAGGCTAGACACGGGCGTCTTTAG
- a CDS encoding type II toxin-antitoxin system death-on-curing family toxin: MNAPQDPLVAKDQVIAIHDVAIARFGGLPGVRDEGLLDSALAQPWQTFGGRDLYEGDVAKVCRLYYGVIRNHPFTDGNKRTGAALLGASLRLCGHHFKPATTTSCGRCQRSPTAACPTSSSSSRSRRLSPRPSP; the protein is encoded by the coding sequence GTGAACGCCCCGCAGGACCCGCTCGTCGCAAAGGACCAGGTCATCGCCATCCACGACGTGGCCATCGCGCGCTTCGGCGGCCTTCCCGGCGTGCGCGACGAGGGCCTGCTCGACTCGGCCCTGGCTCAGCCCTGGCAGACCTTCGGTGGCCGGGACCTCTACGAGGGCGACGTCGCCAAGGTCTGTCGCCTGTACTACGGCGTGATCCGCAACCACCCCTTCACCGACGGCAACAAGCGCACGGGGGCCGCCCTTCTGGGAGCATCCCTGCGCCTCTGCGGCCACCACTTCAAGCCCGCCACGACGACTTCCTGCGGGCGATGCCAGCGGTCGCCGACGGCAGCATGTCCTACGAGCAGCTCGTCGAGTAGGTCGAGAAGGCTGTCTCCTAGGCCTTCGCCGTGA
- a CDS encoding ORF6N domain-containing protein: MADEKTGSGEGRDAIVPVVDARTRSMIHTVRGRQVMLDSDLAELYGVETKALNRAASRNSARFPEDFRFKLGHDEFESLRCQIGTSNNGDGRGGRRYMPYAYTEQGVSMLSAVLRSEAAVRVSVQIMRAFVEMRHFIADNAHMFEQVRNVERRQIEYQQKTDERFERVFDYMESHEAPRQKVFFEGQVWDAFELLVSLVQRAKKGVLLVDGYTDAGTLNILAKKNDGVSVTLWTHPKAKLTAKDIETFNAQYPELTVRRTESFHDRLIILDGTETYLVGASLKDAGKKVFGITRIEDSETVQTILVRLDPGEENADVKEGTEGQAAEG; encoded by the coding sequence ATGGCAGACGAGAAGACCGGGTCGGGCGAGGGGCGAGACGCCATCGTCCCCGTGGTCGACGCCCGGACCCGCAGCATGATCCACACCGTGCGCGGCAGGCAGGTCATGCTCGACAGCGACCTCGCAGAGCTCTACGGAGTGGAGACCAAGGCGCTCAATCGTGCCGCCTCGCGCAACTCGGCGCGTTTCCCCGAAGATTTCAGGTTCAAATTGGGTCACGATGAATTCGAATCTTTGAGGTGCCAAATTGGCACCTCAAACAACGGAGACGGACGCGGCGGGCGACGCTACATGCCATACGCCTACACCGAGCAGGGCGTCTCGATGCTCTCGGCAGTGCTCAGAAGCGAAGCTGCGGTGCGCGTGAGCGTGCAGATCATGCGCGCCTTCGTCGAGATGCGCCACTTCATCGCCGACAACGCCCACATGTTCGAGCAGGTCCGCAACGTCGAGCGACGCCAGATCGAGTACCAGCAGAAGACCGACGAGCGCTTCGAGCGCGTCTTCGACTACATGGAATCGCACGAGGCCCCCAGGCAGAAGGTATTCTTCGAGGGCCAGGTCTGGGACGCCTTCGAACTCTTGGTCTCTCTCGTCCAGCGTGCCAAGAAGGGCGTCCTCCTCGTAGACGGCTACACCGACGCAGGCACCCTCAACATCCTGGCAAAGAAAAACGACGGCGTCTCCGTAACGCTCTGGACCCACCCCAAAGCCAAGCTCACTGCCAAAGACATCGAGACCTTCAACGCCCAGTACCCCGAACTTACGGTCAGGCGCACGGAGTCCTTCCACGACCGCCTCATCATCCTAGACGGCACGGAGACCTACCTTGTCGGTGCATCCCTCAAGGACGCGGGCAAGAAGGTATTCGGCATCACGAGGATCGAAGACTCGGAGACCGTGCAAACAATCCTGGTAAGACTGGACCCAGGGGAAGAGAACGCGGACGTCAAGGAGGGGACCGAAGGACAAGCAGCCGAAGGATAG
- a CDS encoding phage tail domain-containing protein, with the protein MACRRRLLAGPSRLVGKTGSARVAPLPGWHLGRGVNPHEPPKSLLLSTVPKTSGAESFEVGGTWETWPTITLVAEAGSAVSVGDGSSSVAVEGTFAAGDVVVIDMERQAVTVNGADATARVSLESDFFALVPGGKCLGLLGLFFSLRELGREVGLMAVPTLYLFDRWDERLGVLPTLGFMTHTEGLGGEDTLEFGCLVAPEKGDRLVWRDPDTGAWREHEVVRTDEETAGIAHVYAESSLCELLRDFVEEEQLVAKTVSQAMAVVAHTRWSLGTVSCDDSTKRGALLCHSNALAALRRVESVWDGELECSYEVSDGRISKRTVSLRMSATTEGVGFQHLSGMTTAKQCFVSRTDLESVYATFFDTSALTAGYQMFYGCQKLVGGTDRTVVGNLTAYSICKLGEGGVLTDPGNDTRQWFWGTVYADGYLEISASSDVTWSRGVAGRGRTAPRPSTSWPQGCRGRTRRTASPRSR; encoded by the coding sequence ATGGCGTGTCGGCGGCGCCTCCTCGCTGGCCCCTCTCGCTTGGTCGGGAAGACAGGCTCTGCGCGAGTGGCGCCGCTGCCAGGTTGGCATCTTGGCCGAGGCGTCAACCCACACGAACCCCCGAAGAGTCTCTTACTATCGACAGTTCCTAAGACGAGCGGCGCCGAATCGTTCGAGGTCGGCGGAACGTGGGAGACCTGGCCGACGATCACGCTTGTAGCTGAGGCCGGGAGTGCGGTCTCCGTGGGCGACGGGAGCTCTTCCGTCGCTGTGGAAGGCACCTTCGCCGCCGGCGATGTGGTGGTCATCGACATGGAGCGGCAGGCAGTGACCGTGAACGGGGCCGATGCCACGGCGCGGGTCTCGCTCGAATCTGACTTCTTCGCGCTGGTACCCGGTGGAAAATGCCTTGGTCTTCTCGGGTTGTTCTTTTCACTCCGTGAGCTGGGTCGAGAGGTGGGCCTGATGGCAGTCCCGACCCTCTACCTCTTCGACCGGTGGGACGAGCGGCTGGGGGTGCTGCCGACCCTGGGCTTCATGACGCATACTGAGGGGCTGGGAGGCGAGGACACGCTGGAGTTCGGCTGCCTGGTGGCGCCTGAGAAGGGCGACCGGCTGGTGTGGCGGGACCCCGACACCGGGGCCTGGCGCGAGCACGAGGTTGTGAGGACCGACGAGGAGACGGCGGGCATTGCGCACGTCTATGCCGAGAGTTCATTGTGCGAGCTGCTGCGCGATTTCGTGGAAGAGGAGCAGCTGGTAGCCAAGACTGTCTCGCAGGCCATGGCGGTGGTCGCTCACACGCGATGGTCACTGGGCACGGTGAGTTGCGATGATTCCACCAAGCGCGGGGCGCTGCTCTGCCACTCGAACGCCTTGGCAGCCTTGCGCAGGGTCGAGTCCGTCTGGGACGGGGAGCTGGAGTGCTCGTATGAGGTCTCGGACGGCCGGATTTCCAAGCGGACTGTCTCCTTGCGTATGTCTGCGACGACCGAGGGCGTGGGGTTCCAGCACCTCTCGGGCATGACGACCGCGAAGCAGTGCTTCGTCTCGCGCACGGACCTGGAGTCCGTCTACGCCACCTTCTTCGACACGTCGGCGCTCACGGCGGGCTACCAGATGTTCTACGGCTGTCAGAAGTTGGTCGGGGGAACCGATAGGACCGTGGTGGGGAACTTGACCGCCTACTCCATCTGCAAGCTCGGGGAGGGCGGCGTGCTGACGGACCCCGGCAACGACACGAGGCAGTGGTTCTGGGGGACGGTCTACGCGGACGGGTACCTGGAGATCTCGGCGAGCTCGGACGTTACGTGGTCGCGCGGGGTCGCGGGGCGCGGGCGGACCGCGCCTAGGCCAAGTACCAGCTGGCCTCAGGGCTGCCGTGGTCGGACGAGAAGGACCGCCTCACCAAGGTCAAGGTGA
- a CDS encoding type II toxin-antitoxin system Phd/YefM family antitoxin has product MPAVTMGLAEAKNNFSKVTAEVNRTGRPVTVLKNNRPWVVIQPAAGAAQTDAVDVAVDFMDEYADVFRELAK; this is encoded by the coding sequence ATGCCTGCCGTCACGATGGGCCTCGCGGAGGCCAAGAACAACTTCTCCAAGGTCACGGCCGAGGTCAACCGCACGGGCCGTCCCGTCACCGTGCTCAAGAACAATAGGCCCTGGGTTGTCATCCAGCCGGCAGCGGGGGCCGCCCAGACAGACGCCGTGGACGTGGCCGTCGACTTCATGGACGAGTACGCCGACGTCTTCCGGGAGCTGGCCAAGTGA